In a single window of the Vicia villosa cultivar HV-30 ecotype Madison, WI unplaced genomic scaffold, Vvil1.0 ctg.002294F_1_1, whole genome shotgun sequence genome:
- the LOC131638377 gene encoding ISWI chromatin-remodeling complex ATPase CHR11-like codes for MAKASKQQASSDEEFSNSLSSSEEEQGNEQINEEEDEEELEAVARAASSDDDEAVGDNPVDSDEDAAAEDADDDEQGGDDDAPEISKREKARLKEMQKMKKQKIQEILDTQNAAIEADMNNRGKGRLKYLLQQTELFAHFAKGDSSSSQKKGRGSGRHASKVTEEEEDEEYLKGEEDGVANTRLLTQPSCIQGKMRDYQLAGLNWLIRLYENGINGILADEMGLGKTLQTISLMGYLHEFRGIKGPHMVVAPKSTLGNWMNEIRRFCPILRAVKFLGNPEERRHIREELLVAGKFDVCVTSFEMAIKEKSTLRRFSWRYIIIDEAHRIKNENSLLSKTMRIFNTNYRLLITGTPLQNNLHELWSLLNFLLPEIFSSAETFDEWFQISGENDQQEVVQQLHKVLRPFLLRRLKSDVEKGLPPKKETILKVGMSQMQKQYYKALLQKDLEVVNAGGERKRLLNIAMQLRKCCNHPYLFQGAEPGPPYTTGDHLITSAGKMVLLDKLLPKLKERDSRVLIFSQMTRLLDILEDYLMFRGYQYCRIDGNTGGDDRDASIEAYNKPGSEKFVFLLSTRAGGLGINLATADVVILYDSDWNPQVDLQAQDRAHRIGQKKEVQVFRFCTEYTIEEKVIERAYKKLALDALVIQQGRLAEQKTVNKDELLQMVRFGAEMVFSSKDSTITDEDIDRIIAKGEEATAELDAKMKKFTEDAIKFKMDDTAELYDFDDDKDENKFDFKKIVSENWVEPPRRERKRNYSESEYFKQTLRQGAPTKPKEPRIPRMPQLHDFQFFNTQRLSELYEKEVRYLMQAHQKNQVKDSIDVDEPEEAGNQLTSEEMEEKERLLEQGFSSWSRKDFNTFLRACEKYGRNDIQSIASEMEGKTDEEVERYAKVFKERYKELNDYDRIIKNIERGEARISRKDEIMKAIGKKLDRYKNPWLELKVQYGQNKGKLYNEECDRFMICMVHKLGYGNWDELKAAFRTSPLFRFDWFVKSRTTQELARRCDTLIRLVEKENQEYDERERQARKEKKLAKNTTPTKRVLARQTESPSSAKKRKQTTMDDYASGKRRK; via the exons ATGGCGAAAGCTTCGAAGCAACAGGCTTCCTCTGATGAAGAATTCTCCAACTCGTTGAGCTCATCGGAGGAAGAGCAAGGAAATGAACAGATcaacgaagaagaagatgaagaggagCTGGAAGCTGTAGCTCGTGCGGCTAGTTCCGATGATGATGAAGCTGTTGGTGATAATCCGGTGGATTCCGATGAAGATGCTGCCGCTGAAGACGCTGATGACGATGAACAG GGAGGAGATGATGATGCTCCTGAAATCAGCAAACGTGAGAAGGCTAGACTAAAAGAAATGCAGAAAATGAAGAAACAGAAAATTCAGGAGATATTGGATACTCAGAATGCTGCCATTGAAGCTGACATG AACAATAGAGGAAAGGGACGATTGAAGTATCTGTTACAGCAGACTGAGCTGTTTGCACATTTTGCAAAAGGTGATTCATCATCATCTCAAAAGAAGGGAAGAGGAAG TGGCCGCCATGCGTCAAAAGTGACTGAAGAAGAGGAAGACGAAGAGTACCTAAAAGGAGAAGAAGATGGTGTTGCGAACACTCGTCTGTTGACACAACCATCAT gtATTCAAGGGAAGATGAGGGATTACCAGTTGGCCGGACTAAATTGGCTAATCAGATTGTATGAGAATGGAATAAATGGAATTCTGGCCGATGAGATG GGGCTCGGTAAAACACTGCAAACTATATCTTTAATGGGTTACTTGCACGAGTTCAGAGGAATTAAAGGTCCTCATATGGTGGTTGCCCCAAAATCAACTCTTGGGAATTGGATGAATGAGATTCGTCGTTTTTGTCCTATTCTGCGTGCTGTAAAATTCCTTGGCAACCCTGAAGAAAGG AGACATATAAGAGAGGAACTGTTAGTTGCCGGGAAGTTTGATGTTTGTGTTACAAGTTTTGAAATGGCTATCAAGGAGAAGTCTACTTTACGTCGATTTAGTTGGCGCTACATAATTATCGATGAAGCTCACAGAATAAAGAAtgagaattcattgctctctaaAACAATGAGgattttcaatacaaattatcGTCTCCTCATTACTGGCACGCCACTTCAG AATAATCTCCACGAACTTTGGTCTCTTCTCAACTTTCTTCTGCCCGAAATTTTTAGTTCTGCTGAAACCTTTGATGAATGGTTTCAAATCTCTGGTGAAAATGACCAACAGGAGGTTGTTCAACAATTACACAAG GTTCTCCGACCATTTCTCCTTCGAAGGTTGAAGTCGGATGTTGAGAAAGGGTTGCCACCAAAAAAAGAAACCATTCTTAAAGTTGGCATGTCACAGATGCAGAAACAATATTATAAAGCATTACTGCAGAAGGATCTCGAGGTTGTCAATGCCGGTGGAGAACGGAAGCGCCTCCTGAATATAGCTATGCAACTACGCAAATGTTGTAATCATCCATATCTATTCCAAGGTGCTGAACCTGGTCCTCCCTATACAACAGGAGATCATCTCATTACCAGTGCTG GTAAAATGGTTCTTTTGGATAAGTTGCTTCCTAAATTAAAGGAGCGTGATTCTAGGGTCCTTATATTTTCACAG ATGACTAGGCTGCTAGACATACTTGAAGATTATTTAATGTTCCGTGGATATCAATATTGTCGCATAGATGGCAATACTGGTGGGGATGATCGTGATGCCTCCATTGAAGCTTACAACAAACCGGGAAGTGAGAAATTTGTCTTCTTGTTATCAACTCGAGCTGGGGGTCTTGGTATCAATCTTGCTACTGCCGATGTCGTCATTCTGTATGATAGTGACTG GAACCCACAAGTTGACTTGCAGGCTCAGGATCGTGCTCATAGGATAGGTCAGAAGAAAGAGGTTCAAGTGTTCCGTTTTTGCACCGAG TATACAATTGAGGAGAAAGTCATTGAAAGGGCTTACAAAAAGCTTGCACTTGATGCTTTGGTGATTCAACAAGGGCGGTTGGCTGAACAGAAGA CTGTAAATAAAGATGAGTTGCTTCAAATGGTTAGATTTGGAGCTGAAATGGTTTTCAGTTCCAAGGATAGTACAATTACAGATGAGGATATTGATAGAATTATTGCCAAAGGAGAGGAGGCAACTGCAGAGCTTGATGCCAAGATGAAGAAATTTACTGAAGATGCGATCAAATTTAAAATGGATGACA CTGCTGAGTTATATGACTTTGATGATGATAAG GATGAGAACAAATTTGATTTCAAAAAAATTGTGAGTGAAAACTGGGTTGAACCACCAAGAAGGGAGCGGAAGCGCAA TTACTCAGAGTCTGAATACTTCAAGCAAACCTTGCGCCAAGGTGCCCCCACTAAACCAAAGGAGCCCCGCATTCCCAGGATGCCACAGTT GCATGATTTCCAGTTTTTCAACACTCAAAGACTGAGTGAGCTGTATGAAAAGGAAGTGCGTTATCTCATG CAAGCACATCAGAAGAATCAGGTGAAGGACTCGATAGATGTTGATGAACCAGAAG AGGCAGGAAATCAGTTGACTTCTGAAGAGATGGAAGAAAAGGAACGTCTGCTAGAACAG GGATTTTCATCATGGAGCCGGAAAGATTTTAATACTTTCCTCAGGGCCTGTGAGAAATATGGTCGAAATGATATACAAAGTATTGCTTCTGAGATGGAAGGAAAAACTGATGAGGAAGTTGAAAGATATGCTAAGGTCTTCAAAGAAAGATACAAGGAATTAAATG ATTATGATAGAATTATCAAAAACATTGAGAGGGGAGAGGCTAGAATTTCTCGGAAGGATGAAATCATGAAAGCTATTGGAAAGAAATTGGACCGCTACAAGAATCCTTGGCTAGAGTTGAAAGTACAGTATGGACAAAACAAAGGGAAGCTATACAATGAAGAATGTGACCGATTCATG ATATGCATGGTTCACAAACTTGGCTATGGTAACTGGGATGAGTTGAAGGCTGCATTTCGAACATCACCTTTGTTTAGATTTGATTGGTTTGTTAAGTCTCGCACAACCCAGGAACTTGCAAGGAGGTGTGACACTCTTATTCGGTTGGTAGAAAAGGAAAACCAGGAATATGATGAGAGAGAAAGACAAGCTCGCAAAGAGAAGAAGCTTGCCAAG AACACGACTCCAACAAAGCGGGTTTTGGCAAGACAGACTGAGAGTCCATCTTCTGCAAAGAAGCGGAAGCAGACAACTATGGATGATTATGCCTCG GGTAAGAGGAGAAAATAA